One segment of Nostoc piscinale CENA21 DNA contains the following:
- a CDS encoding cytochrome c biogenesis CcdA family protein — MAITSLSAGLAIVAGALTVLSPCVLPVLPVLVGRSLSTHRYGPVALVAGLVGGFATAGSVLGIASSWLAGLANTLRYVGIFILLLLGVLAIFPKWSYLLLSYLQLGRIKRTTGVGLAGEFWLGTQLGLLWTPCAGPVLGSILILAASKHEIVGTFALLLAFGVGAALPLLAIAYAGRYASQSLLGLRSRSEMLHRIGGVLVAASAIAILLGWDVQIQLWLAPMFPRLPL, encoded by the coding sequence ATGGCAATCACTTCCCTATCAGCCGGGTTAGCAATTGTGGCGGGAGCGTTAACGGTACTGTCACCTTGTGTTTTACCGGTTTTGCCTGTGTTAGTGGGGCGATCGCTGTCTACCCATCGTTATGGGCCTGTGGCCTTAGTAGCGGGTTTAGTGGGTGGATTTGCCACAGCTGGGAGTGTGTTAGGAATTGCCAGCAGTTGGTTAGCTGGGTTGGCTAATACTCTGCGCTATGTGGGCATATTTATCTTATTGCTCCTGGGTGTGTTGGCAATCTTTCCCAAATGGAGTTATTTGCTCCTGAGTTATTTGCAATTGGGCAGAATTAAAAGAACCACAGGAGTAGGATTGGCAGGAGAGTTTTGGTTAGGCACTCAGCTTGGTTTATTGTGGACTCCTTGTGCTGGGCCTGTACTGGGGAGTATTTTAATTTTGGCAGCCAGCAAGCATGAAATTGTTGGGACATTTGCACTGTTATTAGCTTTTGGCGTGGGAGCAGCCTTACCGTTATTGGCGATCGCTTATGCTGGACGTTATGCCAGTCAATCTTTGCTAGGGTTGCGATCGCGCAGTGAAATGTTACATAGAATTGGTGGTGTTTTGGTAGCCGCATCTGCGATCGCTATTCTCTTAGGTTGGGATGTGCAGATTCAACTGTGGTTAGCTCCCATGTTCCCCCGCCTGCCACTGTAA
- a CDS encoding thioredoxin family protein has translation MDRHFIKRRRLLTYLGLGAIGAGGVAIASGCSGKSIISTPTATQSATNTTPTENTSAASPSNAQKLPEFQGISQWLNSSPLTTADLKGSVVLVQFWTFACINCQRTLPYVTRWHQEYADKGLKVVGVHTPEFAYEKVVNNVKQALKKHKINYAVPIDNEFQTWNAYKNEYWPHLFLADRQGVIRYDHIGEGAYSDTEQMIRQLLG, from the coding sequence ATGGATAGACATTTCATCAAGCGCCGCCGACTGCTTACCTATCTTGGTTTAGGAGCGATAGGAGCAGGTGGAGTGGCGATCGCGTCTGGATGTTCTGGGAAAAGCATTATTTCCACACCAACTGCGACTCAATCTGCTACCAATACTACTCCGACTGAAAATACCAGCGCCGCCTCACCTTCTAATGCCCAAAAGCTCCCGGAATTCCAAGGCATTTCTCAGTGGCTAAACTCCTCACCCTTAACCACTGCTGACCTTAAAGGTAGTGTGGTGTTGGTGCAGTTTTGGACATTTGCTTGCATTAACTGTCAGCGTACCTTGCCTTATGTCACCCGTTGGCATCAAGAATATGCCGACAAAGGCTTGAAAGTCGTCGGTGTCCACACACCAGAGTTTGCTTATGAAAAAGTGGTCAATAATGTCAAACAAGCTTTGAAAAAGCACAAAATTAACTATGCAGTGCCAATAGACAACGAATTTCAAACTTGGAATGCTTATAAAAATGAATACTGGCCGCATTTGTTTTTAGCCGATCGCCAAGGGGTGATTCGTTACGACCACATCGGTGAAGGTGCTTATTCCGATACAGAACAAATGATCCGTCAGCTTTTAGGATAG
- a CDS encoding DM13 domain-containing protein has translation MHRQLLILSLATVAIVGCAAQVGTKPTENSTTPGVESVQATETATPTTATPTTVVKSGDFVKGEHITQGNARIITENGKTFLEFDQNFKTDSGPDLLVILHRQQQPKIYGITEKEYVSLGRLQKTSGSQRYDISENIKIADFASAVIWCRTFNATFGYAAFK, from the coding sequence ATGCACAGACAATTACTAATTTTGAGTTTGGCAACTGTGGCGATTGTAGGTTGTGCAGCACAGGTAGGGACAAAACCGACAGAAAACTCGACAACCCCAGGAGTGGAAAGCGTTCAAGCCACAGAAACCGCAACTCCCACAACTGCAACCCCAACTACAGTTGTCAAATCTGGTGATTTTGTCAAAGGAGAACATATCACTCAGGGTAATGCCCGCATCATTACCGAAAATGGTAAAACCTTTTTAGAATTTGATCAAAACTTCAAAACCGACAGTGGCCCAGATTTGTTAGTCATTTTACATCGGCAACAGCAACCTAAAATTTACGGCATCACTGAAAAAGAGTACGTCAGTTTGGGGCGGTTACAAAAAACCTCTGGTAGTCAACGCTATGATATATCCGAGAATATCAAGATTGCAGATTTTGCCAGTGCAGTAATTTGGTGTC